A single window of Streptomyces aquilus DNA harbors:
- a CDS encoding aldo/keto reductase — translation MKYRTIGTDPKNRREVSVLALGAMLFGSRTDEETSFALLDRYVEAGGNFIDTSDNYAYWEDGGQGGQSEELLGRWRRSRGIGAEVFIATKLGARPLAPGTGYADNAEGLSAKVIRESAERSRERLGVDKLDLLYAHIEDHDVPLRETVEGFAGLVAEGTVGLLGVSNHAVWRVERARAIAAAAGLPGYEVLQYAHSHLRPRLDVPDDFWPDGSLGHAGAEILSYLREEPTLTLVAYSPLLKGAYTHPDRLPADYDHPGTPARLKVLEEVARETGATVNQVVLAWQIGGALPILPLAGVSTLAQLEENLAAVDLELTEDQRARLDGVH, via the coding sequence ATGAAGTACCGCACCATCGGCACCGATCCGAAGAACCGCCGCGAGGTCAGCGTTCTCGCCCTCGGCGCGATGCTGTTCGGCTCGCGCACGGACGAGGAGACGTCCTTCGCCCTCCTCGACCGCTATGTGGAGGCCGGCGGCAACTTCATCGACACGTCCGACAACTACGCCTACTGGGAGGACGGCGGACAGGGCGGCCAGAGCGAGGAACTCCTCGGCCGCTGGCGGCGCAGCCGCGGCATCGGCGCGGAGGTCTTCATCGCCACCAAGCTCGGCGCCCGCCCCCTCGCACCGGGCACGGGCTACGCCGACAACGCCGAGGGCCTCTCGGCGAAGGTGATCCGCGAGTCCGCCGAGCGCAGCCGGGAGCGGCTGGGCGTGGACAAGCTGGACCTGCTCTACGCGCACATCGAGGACCACGACGTACCCCTGCGGGAGACCGTGGAGGGCTTCGCCGGACTCGTCGCGGAAGGCACCGTCGGACTGCTCGGCGTCAGCAACCACGCCGTGTGGCGGGTGGAGCGGGCCCGCGCGATCGCCGCCGCGGCGGGACTGCCCGGCTACGAGGTGCTCCAGTACGCCCACAGCCATCTGCGGCCCCGTCTCGACGTGCCGGACGACTTCTGGCCGGACGGCAGCCTCGGCCACGCGGGCGCGGAAATCCTCTCCTACCTGCGCGAGGAGCCGACCCTCACCCTGGTCGCCTACTCACCCCTGCTCAAGGGCGCCTACACCCACCCGGACCGCCTCCCCGCCGACTACGACCACCCGGGCACCCCGGCCCGGCTGAAGGTCCTGGAGGAGGTGGCCCGGGAGACCGGCGCGACCGTCAACCAGGTCGTCCTGGCCTGGCAGATCGGCGGCGCCCTGCCGATCCTCCCGCTGGCCGGGGTGTCGACCCTGGCCCAGCTGGAGGAGAACCTGGCCGCCGTCGACCTGGAACTGACCGAGGACCAGCGGGCCCGCCTGGACGGGGTCCACTAG
- a CDS encoding GntR family transcriptional regulator — MAKTGGHPRTAAAPALDSLDFALDRGSPVPLYYQLAQQLEAAIEHGALAPGNLLGNEIDLSVRLGLSRPTVRQAIQTLVDKGLLVRRRGVGTQVVHSQVKRGLDLSSLYDDLEAAGQGPTTRVVRNEHVPAPADVAAALGVAEGADVVVLERLRATHGQPVAVLCNYLPATLLELDTARLESTGLYRLMRSAGVTLHSAHQTIGARCATAEEAARLDEREGAALLTMQRTAYDDTGRPVEYGTHIYRASRYAFDFQLLVRP, encoded by the coding sequence ATGGCGAAGACCGGCGGTCACCCGCGCACCGCTGCCGCCCCCGCGCTCGACTCCCTGGACTTCGCCCTGGACCGGGGCAGTCCGGTGCCGCTCTACTACCAGCTGGCCCAGCAGCTGGAGGCGGCGATCGAGCACGGGGCCCTCGCCCCGGGGAACCTGCTGGGCAACGAGATCGACCTCTCCGTACGCCTCGGCCTGTCCCGCCCGACGGTCCGGCAGGCCATCCAGACCCTGGTCGACAAGGGGCTGCTGGTCCGGCGGCGCGGGGTGGGCACGCAGGTGGTGCACAGCCAGGTCAAGCGCGGGCTCGACCTGAGCAGTCTCTACGACGACCTGGAGGCGGCCGGGCAGGGGCCGACCACGCGGGTGGTACGCAACGAGCACGTCCCGGCCCCCGCCGACGTGGCCGCCGCGCTCGGCGTCGCGGAGGGCGCCGACGTCGTCGTACTGGAACGGCTGCGCGCCACGCACGGACAGCCGGTCGCGGTCCTGTGCAACTACCTGCCCGCCACCCTCCTCGAACTCGACACCGCCCGGCTGGAGTCGACAGGCCTGTACCGGCTGATGCGTTCGGCGGGCGTCACGCTGCACAGCGCCCACCAGACCATCGGCGCCCGCTGCGCCACGGCGGAGGAGGCGGCCCGCCTCGACGAACGGGAGGGCGCCGCACTGCTGACCATGCAGCGCACGGCGTACGACGACACGGGCCGGCCGGTCGAGTACGGCACGCACATCTACCGCGCGTCCCGGTACGCGTTCGACTTCCAGCTGCTCGTCAGACCATGA
- the iolD gene encoding 3D-(3,5/4)-trihydroxycyclohexane-1,2-dione acylhydrolase (decyclizing), translating to MSTPTRRLTVAQALVRFLSVQYTERDGVRHRLIAGTWGIFGHGNVAGVGQALLEAGEETMPFHQGRNEQAMVHAAVGYARQLDRLSAQAVTTSIGPGATNLVTGAALATINRLPVLLLPGDYFASHAPDPLLQQLEHPTEADVSVNDTLRPVSRYFDRVTRPEALIPSALNAMRVLADPAETGAVTLALPQDVQAEAYDWPEEFFAERVWHVRRPAPDPFELAEAVAAIRAAERPLIVAGGGIHHSQAEEALKALVDATGIPVASTQAGKGSLRYDHPADLGGIGHTGTAVCDDIARTADLIIGVGTRYTDFTTASRTLFQRPEVRFVNLNIAAFDAHKLAARTLVCDARAGLTALTEALVGHRVNSAYEAEYRAGKERWEQVVDAAFTAADENAVPTQTQVLGALDAVVGDEDVVINAAGSLPGDLHKLWRARSRRQYHLEYGYSCMGYEIPAAIGVQHATPDTPVWALVGDGTYLMMPTEIVTAVQEGLPIKLLLIQNHGYASIGGLSESVGGERFGTAYRYRAADGTFSGAPLPVDLAANAGSLGMDVLRAKTVRELREALAAARASDRPTCVYVETDTAAATAPPAEAWWDVPVAETASREAAVRAREEYDREVTARRPHL from the coding sequence ATGAGCACCCCCACCCGCCGCCTGACCGTCGCCCAGGCCCTGGTGCGTTTCCTGTCCGTGCAGTACACCGAGCGCGACGGCGTACGCCACCGGCTGATCGCCGGTACGTGGGGCATCTTCGGCCACGGCAACGTGGCGGGCGTCGGCCAGGCCCTCCTGGAGGCGGGCGAGGAGACGATGCCGTTCCACCAGGGCCGCAACGAACAGGCCATGGTGCACGCGGCCGTCGGCTACGCCCGCCAGCTGGACCGGCTCTCCGCGCAGGCGGTGACGACGTCCATCGGCCCCGGCGCCACGAACCTCGTCACCGGCGCCGCCTTGGCCACCATCAACCGCCTTCCCGTCCTGCTCCTCCCCGGCGACTACTTCGCCTCGCACGCCCCCGACCCGCTGCTCCAGCAGCTGGAGCACCCGACCGAGGCCGACGTGTCGGTCAACGACACCCTGCGCCCGGTCTCCCGGTACTTCGACCGCGTCACCCGACCCGAGGCCCTGATCCCGTCCGCCCTGAACGCCATGCGGGTCCTCGCCGACCCCGCCGAGACCGGAGCGGTCACCCTGGCCCTCCCGCAGGACGTGCAGGCGGAGGCGTACGACTGGCCGGAGGAGTTCTTCGCCGAGCGGGTGTGGCACGTACGGCGGCCCGCGCCCGATCCGTTCGAGCTGGCGGAGGCGGTGGCAGCGATCCGCGCGGCCGAGCGTCCGCTGATCGTCGCGGGTGGAGGCATCCACCACAGCCAGGCCGAGGAAGCACTCAAGGCCCTGGTGGACGCCACCGGCATCCCGGTCGCCTCGACCCAGGCCGGCAAGGGCTCGCTGCGGTACGACCACCCCGCCGACCTCGGCGGCATCGGCCACACCGGCACGGCGGTCTGCGACGACATCGCCCGTACGGCCGACCTGATCATCGGCGTCGGAACGCGCTACACGGACTTCACCACCGCTTCCCGCACGCTCTTCCAGCGGCCGGAGGTCCGGTTCGTCAACCTCAACATCGCCGCGTTCGACGCTCACAAGCTGGCGGCGCGGACGCTGGTGTGCGATGCGCGCGCGGGGCTCACAGCGTTGACGGAGGCCCTCGTCGGCCACCGTGTGAACTCGGCTTACGAGGCCGAGTACCGCGCCGGCAAGGAACGCTGGGAACAGGTGGTCGACGCCGCTTTCACCGCCGCCGACGAGAACGCCGTACCGACCCAGACCCAGGTACTCGGCGCGCTGGACGCGGTGGTCGGGGACGAGGACGTCGTCATCAACGCGGCCGGCTCGCTCCCCGGCGACCTGCACAAGCTCTGGCGGGCCCGCAGCCGCCGCCAGTACCACCTGGAGTACGGCTACTCCTGCATGGGCTACGAGATCCCGGCGGCGATCGGCGTCCAGCACGCCACCCCCGACACCCCCGTGTGGGCGCTGGTCGGCGACGGCACCTATCTCATGATGCCGACCGAGATCGTCACGGCCGTCCAGGAGGGCCTGCCGATCAAGCTGCTCCTCATCCAGAACCACGGGTACGCGTCCATCGGCGGCCTGTCCGAGTCGGTCGGCGGCGAGCGCTTCGGCACCGCCTACCGCTACCGCGCCGCCGACGGCACCTTCTCCGGCGCCCCGCTCCCCGTCGACCTGGCCGCCAACGCGGGCAGCCTCGGCATGGACGTGCTGCGTGCCAAGACGGTCCGCGAACTGCGCGAGGCGCTCGCCGCGGCCCGCGCCTCCGACCGCCCGACCTGCGTCTACGTCGAGACCGACACCGCCGCCGCCACCGCGCCCCCGGCCGAGGCCTGGTGGGACGTGCCGGTGGCCGAGACCGCGTCCCGCGAGGCCGCCGTACGGGCGCGGGAGGAGTACGACCGCGAGGTCACCGCCCGCCGCCCGCACCTGTGA
- the iolC gene encoding 5-dehydro-2-deoxygluconokinase: MAGSAQPFDLITIGRIGVDLYPQQSGVPLSDVQTFGKFLGGSAANVAVAAARLGRSAAVITRTGDDPFGTFLHLALKEFGVDDRWVTPVAGHPTPLTFCEIFPPDDFPLYFYRRPKAPDLVIHTDDLDYFAIRSARIFWITGTGLSEEPSRSATLAALKARAKAGLTVFDLDWRPMFWGDPEEARPYYAEALRHATVAIGNLDECEIATGVREPRACAEALLAAGVELAVVKQGPKGVLAVHRDGRSAEAPPVTVEVVNGLGAGDAFGGSLCHGLLSGWDLDRVMRYANAAGALVASRLACSSAMPTREEIEGLLSGALS, encoded by the coding sequence ATGGCCGGATCCGCCCAGCCCTTCGACTTGATCACGATCGGCCGCATAGGAGTCGATCTTTACCCACAGCAGTCCGGCGTGCCGTTGAGCGATGTGCAGACCTTCGGGAAGTTCCTGGGCGGTTCTGCGGCGAACGTCGCCGTCGCGGCCGCGCGGCTGGGACGCTCCGCCGCCGTCATCACCCGTACCGGCGACGACCCCTTCGGCACCTTCCTGCATCTGGCGCTCAAGGAGTTCGGGGTCGACGACCGCTGGGTGACGCCGGTGGCCGGCCACCCGACGCCCCTGACCTTCTGCGAGATCTTCCCGCCCGACGACTTCCCGCTCTACTTCTACCGGCGCCCCAAGGCTCCCGACCTGGTGATCCACACCGACGACCTGGACTACTTCGCCATTCGCTCGGCCCGGATCTTCTGGATCACCGGCACCGGTCTGAGCGAGGAGCCGAGCCGCTCCGCGACCCTCGCCGCCCTCAAGGCCCGGGCGAAGGCGGGCCTGACCGTGTTCGACCTGGACTGGCGTCCGATGTTCTGGGGCGACCCCGAGGAGGCGCGCCCCTATTACGCGGAGGCCCTGCGCCACGCGACGGTCGCGATCGGCAACCTCGACGAGTGCGAGATCGCCACCGGGGTCCGTGAACCCCGGGCGTGCGCCGAGGCGTTGCTGGCGGCCGGGGTCGAACTGGCCGTGGTCAAGCAAGGTCCCAAGGGCGTGCTGGCCGTGCACCGCGACGGCCGCAGCGCCGAGGCGCCACCGGTGACCGTCGAGGTCGTCAACGGCCTCGGCGCGGGCGACGCCTTCGGCGGATCGCTCTGCCACGGTCTGCTGTCCGGCTGGGACCTGGACCGCGTCATGCGCTACGCCAACGCGGCCGGCGCCCTCGTCGCGTCCCGCCTCGCCTGCTCCTCCGCGATGCCGACACGCGAGGAGATAGAGGGCCTGCTGAGCGGAGCACTGTCGTGA
- a CDS encoding sugar ABC transporter substrate-binding protein translates to MDRSSRSQSRRFAPVVALAAAAALTLAGCSSSSGGKKSEESADGASAGKASTPRMTVALVTHQSPGDTFWDIVRKGAEAAAAKDNVKLIYTNDPSAGGQATLVQNAIDQKVDGIAVTLAKPDALKDVIAKAKGQKIPVVGLNSGVSEWQKLGLLEFFGQDETVAGEALGKRLNDEGAKSAVCVIQEQGNIGLTQRCDGVKKTFEGKFQTVNVNGADMPSVKSTITAKLSQDKSIDYVVALGAPIALTAAQSVSDAGSKAKVATFDLNKDLTGAISKGTIAFAVDQQPYLQGYLAVDSLWLYKNNGNYMGGGEQPVLTGPAFVDKSNVDAVAQYAAKGTR, encoded by the coding sequence ATGGACCGCTCTTCTCGCTCTCAGTCCCGCAGATTCGCCCCGGTGGTGGCGCTGGCGGCGGCCGCTGCCCTGACCCTCGCCGGCTGCTCCAGCAGTTCCGGGGGCAAGAAGTCGGAGGAGAGCGCGGACGGCGCCTCCGCCGGCAAGGCCAGCACCCCCCGCATGACGGTCGCCCTGGTCACCCACCAGTCGCCCGGCGACACCTTCTGGGACATCGTCCGAAAGGGCGCCGAGGCCGCCGCCGCCAAGGACAACGTCAAGCTGATCTACACCAACGACCCGAGCGCCGGCGGCCAGGCCACCCTGGTGCAGAACGCGATCGACCAGAAGGTCGACGGCATCGCGGTCACGCTGGCCAAGCCGGACGCCCTGAAGGACGTCATCGCCAAGGCGAAGGGCCAGAAGATACCCGTCGTCGGCCTCAACTCCGGTGTCAGCGAATGGCAGAAGCTCGGCCTGCTGGAGTTCTTCGGCCAGGACGAGACCGTCGCCGGCGAGGCGCTCGGCAAGCGGCTGAACGACGAGGGTGCCAAGAGCGCCGTCTGTGTCATCCAGGAGCAGGGCAACATCGGTCTCACCCAGCGCTGCGACGGCGTGAAGAAGACCTTCGAGGGCAAGTTCCAGACGGTCAACGTCAACGGCGCCGACATGCCGTCCGTGAAGTCGACCATCACCGCCAAGCTCAGCCAGGACAAGTCCATCGACTACGTCGTCGCCCTCGGCGCGCCCATCGCGCTGACCGCCGCGCAGTCCGTGTCCGACGCCGGCAGCAAGGCCAAGGTCGCCACCTTCGACCTCAACAAGGACCTGACCGGCGCCATCAGCAAGGGCACCATCGCCTTCGCCGTCGACCAGCAGCCGTACCTCCAGGGCTACCTGGCGGTCGACTCGCTGTGGCTCTACAAGAACAACGGCAACTACATGGGCGGCGGCGAACAGCCGGTGCTGACCGGTCCGGCGTTCGTGGACAAGTCCAACGTCGACGCGGTCGCGCAGTACGCCGCGAAGGGCACCCGGTGA
- a CDS encoding ABC transporter permease yields MRMTQHAEPAVTTPPAPGPKETDGRTAQRPLALRLLARPEVGVFLGAVAVYVFFLIAAPPVRDGSSMANILYQSSTIGIMALPVALLMIGGEFDLSSGVAVITSALTASMLAYQLTLNVWAGVIAALVVSLAIGFLNGWLVVKTGLPSFLITLGTFLILQGVNLAVTKLVTGNVATDDISDMDGFSGAKKVFASSFEVGGVQIKITIVYWLVFAALATWVLLRTKYGNWIFAVGGNKESARAVGVPVTFTKISLFMLVGFGAWFVGMHNLFSFNTVQSGEGVGQELIYISAAVIGGCLLTGGAGSAIGPVFGAFMFGMVQQGIVYAGWNPDWFKAFLGVMLLGAVLINLWVSRTATRR; encoded by the coding sequence ATCCGTATGACCCAGCACGCCGAGCCGGCGGTGACCACACCGCCGGCCCCCGGCCCGAAGGAGACCGACGGCCGGACCGCCCAACGTCCCTTGGCGCTGCGGCTGTTGGCCCGCCCCGAAGTGGGCGTCTTCCTCGGCGCCGTCGCCGTCTACGTGTTCTTCCTGATCGCCGCGCCGCCGGTGCGCGACGGCAGCTCGATGGCCAACATCCTCTACCAGTCGTCGACCATCGGGATCATGGCCCTGCCGGTCGCGCTGCTGATGATCGGCGGCGAGTTCGACCTCTCGTCCGGCGTCGCGGTCATCACCTCCGCGCTCACCGCGAGCATGCTCGCCTACCAGCTCACGCTGAACGTGTGGGCGGGCGTCATCGCCGCCCTGGTCGTGTCGCTGGCGATCGGGTTCCTCAACGGCTGGCTGGTCGTCAAGACCGGTCTGCCGAGCTTCCTGATCACGCTGGGCACCTTCCTGATCCTCCAGGGCGTGAACCTGGCCGTCACCAAGCTCGTCACCGGCAACGTCGCCACCGACGACATCAGCGACATGGACGGCTTCTCCGGAGCCAAGAAGGTCTTCGCCTCGTCCTTCGAGGTCGGCGGCGTACAGATCAAGATCACGATCGTGTACTGGCTGGTGTTCGCGGCGCTGGCCACCTGGGTGCTGCTGCGCACCAAGTACGGCAACTGGATCTTCGCGGTGGGCGGCAACAAGGAGTCGGCGCGGGCCGTCGGTGTCCCGGTGACCTTCACGAAGATCTCGCTGTTCATGCTGGTCGGGTTCGGCGCCTGGTTCGTCGGGATGCACAACCTGTTCTCCTTCAACACCGTGCAGTCGGGCGAGGGTGTCGGGCAGGAGCTGATCTACATCTCCGCGGCCGTCATCGGCGGCTGTCTGCTCACCGGTGGTGCCGGTTCCGCGATCGGCCCGGTGTTCGGGGCGTTCATGTTCGGCATGGTGCAGCAGGGCATCGTGTACGCCGGGTGGAACCCGGACTGGTTCAAGGCCTTCCTGGGCGTGATGCTGCTCGGCGCCGTCCTGATCAATCTGTGGGTCAGCCGTACGGCGACCCGGAGGTGA
- a CDS encoding ATP-binding cassette domain-containing protein: MTSNGTQGTHGAILADTVPEGSDGTIVELRNAGKSYGNIRALHGVDLKVHPGKVTCVLGDNGAGKSTLIKIISGLHQHTEGEFLVDGAPVRFSTPREALDKGIATVYQDLAVVPLMPVWRNFFLGSEMTKGPWPLRRLDIERMKKTADEELRNMGIVLDDLEQPIGTLSGGQRQCVAIARAVYFGARVLILDEPTAALGVKQSGVVLKYIAAARDRGLGVIFITHNPHHAYMVGDHFSVLRLGTMELNASRDEVSLEELTNHMAGGSELAALKHELSQVRGVDVEELPEAGDLKAPVAMAKDDAP, from the coding sequence ATGACATCCAACGGAACCCAGGGAACCCATGGGGCCATCCTCGCCGACACCGTCCCTGAGGGGAGCGACGGCACGATCGTCGAACTCCGCAACGCGGGCAAGTCGTACGGCAACATCCGCGCCCTGCACGGCGTCGACCTCAAGGTCCACCCCGGCAAGGTCACTTGTGTGCTGGGCGACAACGGCGCGGGCAAGTCGACGCTGATCAAAATCATCTCGGGTCTGCACCAGCACACCGAGGGCGAGTTCCTCGTCGACGGCGCCCCGGTGCGCTTCTCCACCCCGCGCGAGGCCCTCGACAAGGGCATCGCCACCGTCTACCAGGACCTCGCCGTGGTCCCGCTGATGCCGGTGTGGCGCAACTTCTTCCTCGGCTCCGAGATGACCAAGGGCCCCTGGCCGCTGCGTCGCCTCGACATCGAGCGGATGAAGAAGACGGCCGACGAGGAGCTGCGCAACATGGGCATCGTCCTCGACGACCTGGAGCAGCCGATCGGCACGCTCTCCGGTGGCCAGCGCCAGTGCGTGGCGATCGCCCGCGCCGTCTACTTCGGCGCCCGTGTGCTGATCCTCGACGAGCCCACCGCCGCGCTCGGTGTGAAGCAGTCCGGTGTGGTGCTGAAGTACATCGCCGCCGCCCGCGACCGCGGCCTCGGCGTCATCTTCATCACCCACAACCCGCACCACGCCTACATGGTCGGCGACCACTTCAGCGTGCTGCGCCTGGGCACCATGGAACTCAACGCCTCCCGCGACGAGGTCAGCCTCGAGGAGCTCACCAACCACATGGCGGGCGGCTCCGAACTCGCCGCGCTCAAGCACGAGTTGTCCCAGGTGCGAGGCGTGGACGTCGAGGAGCTCCCCGAGGCCGGCGACCTCAAGGCGCCGGTGGCGATGGCCAAGGACGACGCGCCGTGA
- a CDS encoding sugar phosphate isomerase/epimerase family protein: MTALDRIRVGSAPDSWGVWFPDDPRQVPWERFLDEVAEAGYSWIELGPYGYLPTDPARLTDEVARRGLKVSAGTVFTGLHRGPSVWESTWEHVSQVAALTQAMGAKHLVVIPSFWRDDKTAELLEPPELTHEQWAHLTKGMERLGHEVKEVYGLDLVVHPHADTHLDTEDHVEHFLDSTDSELVNLCLDTGHYAYCGGDSVKLIETYGERIGYLHLKQVDPAILADVVADEVPFGPAVQRGVMCEPPSGVPELEPVLVAAQQLGVELFAIVEQDMYPCAPDKPLPIAVRTRKFLRSCGA, encoded by the coding sequence GTGACCGCCCTGGACCGCATCCGGGTCGGCTCCGCGCCCGACTCCTGGGGCGTCTGGTTCCCCGACGACCCCCGACAGGTGCCCTGGGAAAGGTTCCTGGACGAGGTCGCCGAGGCCGGCTACTCGTGGATCGAGCTGGGTCCGTACGGTTATCTGCCGACCGACCCGGCCCGGCTCACCGACGAGGTCGCCCGGCGGGGCCTCAAGGTCTCGGCCGGCACGGTCTTCACCGGGCTGCACCGCGGCCCCTCGGTGTGGGAGTCGACCTGGGAGCACGTCAGCCAGGTCGCCGCGCTCACCCAGGCGATGGGCGCGAAGCACCTCGTCGTCATCCCGTCGTTCTGGCGGGACGACAAGACCGCCGAGCTCCTCGAACCCCCGGAGCTGACCCACGAGCAGTGGGCCCACCTCACCAAGGGCATGGAGCGGCTCGGACACGAGGTCAAGGAGGTGTACGGCCTGGACCTCGTCGTCCATCCGCACGCCGACACCCACCTCGACACCGAGGACCACGTCGAGCACTTCCTCGACTCGACCGACTCCGAACTCGTCAACCTCTGCCTGGACACCGGGCATTACGCCTACTGCGGCGGCGACAGCGTCAAGCTGATCGAGACGTACGGCGAACGCATCGGCTATCTGCACCTCAAGCAGGTCGACCCCGCGATCCTCGCCGACGTGGTGGCCGACGAGGTGCCGTTCGGACCGGCCGTCCAGCGCGGCGTGATGTGCGAACCGCCCTCCGGTGTACCGGAGTTGGAGCCGGTGCTGGTGGCCGCGCAGCAGCTGGGCGTGGAGCTGTTCGCGATCGTCGAGCAGGACATGTACCCGTGCGCGCCGGACAAGCCACTGCCGATCGCGGTGCGCACCCGCAAGTTCCTGAGGTCCTGCGGCGCCTGA
- a CDS encoding Gfo/Idh/MocA family protein, giving the protein MTRSDTLRVAVIGTGKMGADHVRRIQGVVSGARVSAVVDVDAERAKAVAARVDGCTAYTDPVTAMAADDVDAVLIASPGPAHEAALLAALERDLPVLCEKPLTPDAASALRVLEAERRLGHRRVQVGFMRRYDPEYVRLKALLNTGQLGRPLLLHHRHRNAASPPFFTSEMLISDSVAHETDVTRWLLGQEITAVTVLRPRPSVNAPDGLQDPQFVVFETDAGVVVDVEIFVNCGFGYQVQAEVVCERGTARIGDGHAMVTNMAGRWGGTIAQDFTDRFADAYDRELQAWADATRRGEVTGPSVWDGYAAAAVCEAGVRALTDGGRVAVELVERPGLYA; this is encoded by the coding sequence ATGACGCGGAGCGACACTCTCCGAGTCGCCGTCATCGGAACGGGAAAGATGGGCGCCGACCATGTGCGGCGCATCCAGGGGGTCGTCAGCGGGGCTCGGGTGAGCGCCGTCGTCGATGTCGACGCGGAGCGCGCCAAGGCCGTGGCGGCGCGCGTCGACGGCTGCACCGCCTACACCGACCCGGTCACGGCGATGGCCGCGGACGACGTCGACGCCGTACTGATCGCCTCCCCGGGCCCCGCGCACGAGGCCGCGCTGCTGGCCGCCCTCGAACGCGACCTCCCGGTGCTGTGCGAGAAGCCGCTCACCCCGGACGCGGCCTCGGCCCTGCGCGTCCTGGAGGCCGAACGGCGACTGGGCCACCGCCGCGTCCAGGTCGGCTTCATGCGGCGCTACGACCCCGAGTACGTACGCCTCAAGGCCCTGCTGAACACAGGCCAGTTGGGCCGTCCGCTGCTGCTGCACCACCGGCATCGCAACGCGGCCAGTCCGCCCTTCTTCACCAGCGAGATGCTCATCAGCGACTCGGTGGCGCACGAGACGGACGTGACCCGCTGGCTGCTCGGCCAGGAGATCACCGCGGTCACCGTGCTGCGGCCGAGACCCTCGGTCAACGCGCCGGACGGTTTGCAGGACCCGCAGTTCGTGGTGTTCGAGACGGACGCCGGCGTGGTCGTCGACGTGGAGATCTTCGTCAACTGCGGGTTCGGCTACCAGGTGCAGGCCGAGGTGGTCTGCGAACGCGGCACCGCCCGCATCGGCGACGGCCACGCCATGGTCACCAACATGGCGGGGCGTTGGGGCGGCACCATCGCCCAGGACTTCACCGACCGCTTCGCCGACGCCTACGACCGCGAGCTCCAGGCCTGGGCCGACGCCACCCGCCGCGGCGAGGTGACCGGGCCGAGCGTGTGGGACGGCTACGCGGCCGCCGCCGTCTGCGAGGCCGGGGTACGGGCGCTGACGGACGGCGGGCGGGTGGCGGTCGAGCTGGTGGAGCGGCCGGGGCTCTACGCCTGA